From Podospora bellae-mahoneyi strain CBS 112042 chromosome 5, whole genome shotgun sequence:
CATGATGGCTCAGCACATGACCCAGATGCAAGGTCAGCTTCCCCAGCAAATACAACAGATGCCTCAGCAAATGCAAAATCCAATGGCGGGTCAGATGCAAAACATGATGCTGCAGCAACAGATGGGCCAAGGGCGCGGCGCAATGGATCCCCAAAAACAGCAGCAACTTCTGTATCAAATgcagatgcagcagcagcggtcATTACAACAGCAAATCAATGCTCAGAACATGATGCAAATTGCTCCAAACGCAAACTTGACACCGGCCCAAATCCAAGCCCAAGCTCACGTCCAGGCTCAAGTTCAGCACCAAGCTCAGCAGAGGAATATGATGGCCGGCAGACCAGGTGTTCCGAACGGACAGATGCCACCAGGAGGAATGAGGCCCCAACAAGGCATACCTGCACAACAGTTTTTGAGGCAGGTTCCTCCAGCCCAGTTTCTAAATCAACTCCGCGCCTTTTTTGCCTCGAGCGGTCAGGTGATGGACCAAACGCTTCCCACCATTGGGAATCAGCCTATCGATCTACAAGCTTTGTTCCACGCAGTCATGAAATTTGGAGGATACCGCGCCGTCACACAATCAAATGGTTGGGTCCAGGTATCCATGGCCCTGAATATCCACCCGCAGCAAGTACCGGCGGCACCCTCCCACTTCAAAGCAATTTACGAGCGGTGGCTGTTCAAGTATGAAGAAATGGTCAAGATGCGCATGCAGCAGGGAGGGATGCAGAAGGCTCCGCAGATGGCCCCAGGAACGCCTACTAAGATTATGCCTCCTGGCCAGATGCCGGGGCAGATGATGCAGCCCGGtcagccatcaccactccAGCAAGGTCCGATGCCGTCGCCAGCCAAGCCTCCGGGTGGACAGCAAGCCGGCATGAACGGTTTCCCGGTTCACGGTCAACAGCCCATGATGCCCAGCCAGACCCACCAACAGCGCCACAGCTTGTCCAGAAGCGTACAGGCCACGCCCACGAATGAGGACTTTTCTGTGCAGTCTCCTGCCCAAGGAAAACCTGGCAGCATGTCTGTCACCGGCTCGGCGCAGGCAGAAAATCAGAGAATGGCTGAGGAATTGACGGGCACCGTCAAGTTTGCCGCCCCCTTTGTCACGAATCCCGAGGAGTACATGCCGTCTTCTCGGGAACACATATCATATGGAGGAGTTGACGGTAGCCTGATaaaggttggcgaggagctcCAAAACGCCTGGATCGACCTGCCAGCTGCCTATGAACTCGGGAATGTCGATCTCcatgccatcaccaagagTCTCCAAAGCGGCATTCATGGCGAAGTTCGGCTTGCCCTCGATGTCCTTGCAAAGATTACGGCCAGTGACTTCTACTCTTTCACGCCGACCAACACTATCCCGATCCCTCAAATTGAACTCAAGTTCTGCCCCGAGCTGGTAGAGGCGCTTGTGGACTGCGCAGAAGAGCAGATTGAGCTACTCGCCGAAAGTTCGGAGGAGGCGTCCAACGAGATTGTTATTTCGCCCTATGAGGATATTGTCCGGGCTTGTCGCATCGATAGGCTTACCGTCAAGAGCATCCCGGTCCATGGTTCCTCGGAGTATGACCTTGAGCGCGCGGCTGACAGGCTCATATGCATCACAACTATCTTCCGCAACATGTCCTGGCGCGATGATAACCATCCGGCTCTCGCCGATGAAGCCGTCATCAAGTTGTTGTGCGTGGTCATTAGATACATGGGAACACGCGAAATGCTGCTTCGGAGCAACGCAAACACACTGGATATCATGAAGGATCTGGTCACACTACTCAGCAACATTGCTGGTGCGATTGAAATACCAGGGCGAGAACAGGCCTTTTGCTTGTTGCAATTTTTGCTCGCCTTTGCACCCAATCCACCCCCGACGATGGTGAACGGCAAGCTGTACTTTTCAGTTTACGACCCTCGGTCGCACCCCTATCTCCCACACGCCGTTGATTCGCTGGCCAAACTACTCGCGCGGGACGAACCGAATCGGACACACTACACGGCCATCTTCACGAATGAGTCTATGCTCAACACGTCTCCGCCCTGCGAACTGCTCACCAGAGCCTTTGCGCTTGCTATCGCCCCTATTCCCGACTGCACCAAGGAACCTCGCCACCCGTTGCCCCCGCTCGTCGAGGTTCGgaaacccatcatcatgcaagGTCTCCTCGCTG
This genomic window contains:
- a CDS encoding hypothetical protein (COG:K; EggNog:ENOG503NYPP), translating into MVNGQSVRGSDREPLVETHEARRVPFPRLELQVWQKPGLRGGDCGSLEVWVTTREALTAKNSRGSSINFRTPSFDWINDGAVPSHNGNGFAIADPAAVAGVMMDPSAFMGNPAQFNPQFANPQQLAMQNTPMRNASPSFPNAMYQTNSVIPSKRTRPREDSIGQSPRQAPGILPTSRAETPQQSPFPGYQPPGMAQQQGGQPSPYPHLQQNGSANATPSPIMSNQMRPGSVPQRVSTASPHPFSPAAQQFPQTSPVPSEHGGNPQAFMQQNAFPQGFNPQFTAQSPARPSPSPNPMGNPMMAQHMTQMQGQLPQQIQQMPQQMQNPMAGQMQNMMLQQQMGQGRGAMDPQKQQQLLYQMQMQQQRSLQQQINAQNMMQIAPNANLTPAQIQAQAHVQAQVQHQAQQRNMMAGRPGVPNGQMPPGGMRPQQGIPAQQFLRQVPPAQFLNQLRAFFASSGQVMDQTLPTIGNQPIDLQALFHAVMKFGGYRAVTQSNGWVQVSMALNIHPQQVPAAPSHFKAIYERWLFKYEEMVKMRMQQGGMQKAPQMAPGTPTKIMPPGQMPGQMMQPGQPSPLQQGPMPSPAKPPGGQQAGMNGFPVHGQQPMMPSQTHQQRHSLSRSVQATPTNEDFSVQSPAQGKPGSMSVTGSAQAENQRMAEELTGTVKFAAPFVTNPEEYMPSSREHISYGGVDGSLIKVGEELQNAWIDLPAAYELGNVDLHAITKSLQSGIHGEVRLALDVLAKITASDFYSFTPTNTIPIPQIELKFCPELVEALVDCAEEQIELLAESSEEASNEIVISPYEDIVRACRIDRLTVKSIPVHGSSEYDLERAADRLICITTIFRNMSWRDDNHPALADEAVIKLLCVVIRYMGTREMLLRSNANTLDIMKDLVTLLSNIAGAIEIPGREQAFCLLQFLLAFAPNPPPTMVNGKLYFSVYDPRSHPYLPHAVDSLAKLLARDEPNRTHYTAIFTNESMLNTSPPCELLTRAFALAIAPIPDCTKEPRHPLPPLVEVRKPIIMQGLLAADIMAGLAPEFDSGVARSWLASGNGFAQNLYALVRQISSLYESQVMRPGRGPPKRDAELVYISSVGINLIRRLCEKARDPHRPAGESGIPPEILPASESVLQALQMHAREWTVEGMLTDLVAYARLVR